A window of bacterium genomic DNA:
CCAGTTTGAAATTGCTCGTCTTGTTGGCATCCGTCCCTATAATGCAATCGCATTCTCTGGCCCTATTGCCGTTTTTGTTAGCGTCTTCCTCATGTATCCACTGGGTCAGTCCTCGTGGTTCTTTGCCCCCAGTTTCGGGGTAGCTGCAATCTTCCGCTTCCTTCTCTTTCTGCAAGGTTTCCACAACTGGACACTGAACCCCTTCCACATGATGGGTGTAGCAGGTATTCTCGGAGGTGCATTACTCTGTGCCATTCATGGTGCAACAGTAGAAAATACATTGTATGAAGATGGTGATCAAGCAAACACTTTTAAGTCTTTTGAACCTACTCAGGAAGAGGAAACTTATTCCATGGTCACTGCTAACCGATTCTGGTCTCAGATTTTTGGTATTGCTTTCAGCAATAAGCGTTGGTTGCACTTCTTTATGCTTTTCGTTCCTGTCATGGGACTTTGGACAAGTTCTATTGGTATCATTGGTCTCGCACTCAATCTTCGTGCTTATGACTTTGTGTCTCAGGAGATTAGAGCTGCTGAGGATCCAGAGTTTGAAACGTTCTATACGAAAAACATCCTCCTCAATGAAGGACTCCGTGCCTGGATGGCTCCAGTAGACCAACCTCACGAGAACTTTGTGTTCCCAGAGGAAGTCTTGCCTAGGGGCAACGCTCTCTGATATAATGGAGGGGTCAAACCCTCCTTTTTTTATGGCGAGAATGAGAGACCCATTAAAGTATGGGTTCTACTGTGTTGAT
This region includes:
- the psbD gene encoding photosystem II D2 protein (photosystem q(a) protein), with protein sequence MTASTLTLPQRGWFDVLDDWLKRDRFVFVGWSGLLLFPTAYLAIGGWLTGTSFVTSWYTHGIVSSYLEGANFLTAAVSTPADAMGHSLLLLWGPEAQGDIVRWFQLGGLWPFVALHGAFALIGFMLRQFEIARLVGIRPYNAIAFSGPIAVFVSVFLMYPLGQSSWFFAPSFGVAAIFRFLLFLQGFHNWTLNPFHMMGVAGILGGALLCAIHGATVENTLYEDGDQANTFKSFEPTQEEETYSMVTANRFWSQIFGIAFSNKRWLHFFMLFVPVMGLWTSSIGIIGLALNLRAYDFVSQEIRAAEDPEFETFYTKNILLNEGLRAWMAPVDQPHENFVFPEEVLPRGNAL